A genomic stretch from Aedes albopictus strain Foshan chromosome 2, AalbF5, whole genome shotgun sequence includes:
- the LOC134286668 gene encoding uncharacterized protein LOC134286668, with translation MLRPSERGTASRDRKKQNDAFNKKHGAVQRNFQHGDSVYAKVHSTNSWRWEPATVIEKIGNVNYNVFLNDQQRLIRSHTNQLKSRVPDKSSKNQPSALSIFFDGFGLTVPTEAPADVAPQVQPAIQPLDDPPLNNLEDSILTDDMSDGEAAGTEETEDEPTPAPNAIDEPQPAQPEIPILERGRRMIQLPARFKPYWMTKP, from the coding sequence ATGCTCAGACCGAGTGAACGTGGAACCGCATCCAGGGACAGGAAAAAGCAAAACGACGCCTTCAATAAGAAGCACGGTGcagtccagaggaatttccagcacGGCGATTCCGTATATGCCAAGGTTCattcaacgaattcctggagatgggAACCAGCAACCGTAATTGAGAAAATCGGGAACGTTAACTACAATGTGTTCCTGAACGATCAACAACGTTTAATACGGTCCCACACCAATCAACTCAAGAGTCGTGTTCCAGACAAGAGTTCAAAGAACCAACCATCTGCACTTTCCATATTCTTCGATGGATTCGGATTAACGGTCCCGACAGAAGCACCAGCGGATGTCGCTCCTCAAGTTCAACCTGCAATTCAACCGCTTGATGACCCACCTCTCAATAATCTGGAAGATTCTATCTTGACGGATGATATGTCGGATGGAGAAGCTGCTGGAACCGAAGAAACCGAGGATGAACCGACTCCGGCTCCGAATGCAATTGATGAACCACAACCAGCCCAACCTGAGATTCCAATACTAGAAAGAGGACGACGCATGATTCAACTACCAGCCCGGTTCAAGCCCTATTGGATGACGAAACCTTAA
- the LOC134286669 gene encoding uncharacterized protein K02A2.6-like gives MPFGPAGHMKLDTPSHTRYVNYILPKLPKHVNFADTVEILKKIFGAQTSTFNKRFHCLQLVKSEAEDIISYGGKVNRACEDFDFKNMKIDQFKCLVFVCGLKGHSYTDIRARLLSRIEGETPENPVTLQNLIDDYQRLINLKADTSIIEHQSSSKSSVHAVQEKKGNSGQQQSSKPEGKVPRTPCWQCGQMHYVRDCPFSDHQCKQCNRVGHKEGYCGCLSKPKSVPAKEKQPMNKSKKFRQAKIRGVYIVNHIAQHSSKRKYVPTFINGVATKLQLDTASDITVISQQTWNYLGKPAIKKPTIEAMNASGKPLQLLGEFQCKVSINGKTAEGRCFVTTAANLNLLGIDWIELFQLWSVPIDSVCNQVRTKTIDQQIREFQVKHKDVFDDSLGHCKKMKVKLFLKPDAKPVFCPKRPVPFNTVPLVDAELTRLQTLGIIEPVDFSEWAAPIVAVRKPNGRVRICADYSTGLNEALEANHYPLPTSEEIFAQLNGSTVFSIIDLSDAYLQLEVDDDSKKLLTINTHRGLFRFNRLAPGVKSAPGAFQRLVDGMIADIPGVRTFIDDAIVFSKDMKSHAESLFKRLKEYGFHVKPEKCRFFQTQLGYLGHVVDSQGIRPDPEKVKTIAAIPPPTNVPELRSYLGAINFYGRFVRNLHELRHPMDQLLKKESKWQWTPQCQDAFDKFKKTLQSNLLLTHYDPKLPIIVAADASNTGFGAVIFHQFPDGKMKAIQHASRTLAPAERNYGQPEKEALALIYAVTKFHKYLLGRHFTLLTDHKPLLSIFGSKKGIPLHTANRLQRWALTMLNYDFEIQYVSTNDFGCADLLSRLINRTNQPEEEYVIAAVPN, from the exons ATGCCTTTTGGGCCTGCAGGTCACAT GAAGTTGGATACACCCTCGCACACCCGATACGTCAACTACATTCTGCCGAagcttcccaaacatgtcaaTTTTGCGGACACCGTcgaaatcctcaagaaaatttTTGGAGCTCAAACCTCAACATTCAACAAGCGTTTCCACTGCCTGCAGCTGGTCAAGTCAGAAGCCGAAGACATTATCAGCTACGGAGGCAAGGTGAACCGTGCATGTGAGGATTTCGATTTCAAGAACATGAAAATTGACCAGTTCAAGTGTTTggtgtttgtctgtggtctgaAAGGTCATAGCTACACCGACATCCGAGCCAGGCTACTTTCCCGGATCGAAGGCGAGACACCAGAAAATCCCGTTACTCTCCAGAACCTCATTGACGACTATCAACGGCTCATCAATTTGAAGGCGGACACATCCATCATCGAGCATCAATCAAGTTCGAAATCATCAGTGCACGCCGTCCAGGAGAAGAAGGGAAATTCAGGTCAACAGCAGTCTTCGAAGCCGGAAGGTAAAGTTCCTCGTACACCTTGCTGGCAATGCGGCCAAATGCACTATGTTCGGGATTGTCCTTTCTCGGATCATCAGTGCAAACAGTGCAATCGTGTTGGCCACAAGGAAGGCTACTGTGGCTGCCTATCCAAGCCGAAGTCAGTTCCAGCCAAGGAGAAACAACCAATGAACAAGTCCAAGAAATTCCGTCAAGCGAAAATCCGTGGCGTTTACATAGTGAATCACATCGCTCAACACTCCAGCAAACGGAAGTACGTGCCCACATTCATCAACGGCGTGGCAACCAAGCTACAACTGGATACAGCAAGCGACATCACAGTGATCTCACAGCAAACATGGAACTACCTCGGAAAACCAGCGATCAAGAAACCAACGATTGAAGCGATGAATGCGTCCGGAAAACCGCTCCAATTGCTAGGAGAATTCCAGTGCAAAGTCAGTATCAACGGTAAGACTGCTGAAGGAAGATGTTTCGTCACAACGGCTGCAAACCTCAACCTGCTGGGCATCGACTGGATCGAGCTGTTCCAGCTGTGGTCGGTTCCCATCGATTCGGTCTGCAATCAAGTCAGGACGAAGACGATCGATCAGCAAATCCGTGAATTCCAAGTGAAGCACAAGGACGTTTTCGACGATTCTCTGGGGCATTGCAAGAAAATGAAGGTGAAGCTTTTCCTGAAGCCGGATGCAAAGCCTGTTTTCTGCCCCAAGCGGCCAGTTCCTTTCAACACCGTTCCATTGGTCGATGCCGAACTCACAAGATTACAAACGTTGGGCATCATTGAACCCGTCGACTTTTCCGAGTGGGCTGCTCCTATTGTGGCAGTACGCAAACCAAACGGCCGAGTTCGCATCTGCGCGGACTACTCAACGGGACTCAACGAAGCACTCGAGGCCAATCACTACCCGCTTCCGACGTCGGAGGAAATATTCGCGCAGCTCAACGGCAGTACCGTCTTCAGCATAATTGATCTTTCCGACGCGTACCTGCAGCTTGAAGTAGATGACGACTCCAAGAAGCTCCTCACCATCAATACCCATCGTGGACTGTTCCGGTTCAACCGCCTCGCTCCAGGGGTAAAATCAGCACCGGGGGCATTCCAACGCCTGGTGGACGGAATGATTGCGGATATTCCTGGTGTACGAACATTCATCGACGACGCTATCGTATTCAGCAAGGACATGAAGTCACACGCAGAATCACTCTTCAAGCGCCTCAAGGAGTACGGTTTCCACGTTAAACCTGAGAAGTGCCGATTTTTCCAAACTCAACTCGGTTACTTGGGACACGTAGTGGACAGTCAGGGCATCCGCCCTGATCCGGAGAAAGTGAAGACCATTGCAGCCATTCCACCTCCAACCAACGTTCCGGAACTACGGTCCTATCTTGGAGCTATCAACTTCTACGGACGATTCGTGCGCAACCTACACGAATTGCGCCACCCGATGGATCAGCTGTTGAAGAAGGAATCAAAATGGCAATGGACTCCACAATGCCAGGACGCTTTTGACAAGTTCAAGAAAACACTTCAATCAAACTTGCTCTTGACACACTACGATCCAAAACTACCGATCATCGTAGCAGCTGATGCATCAAACACAGGGTTCGGCGCGGTTATCTTTCACCAGTTTCCCGATGGCAAAATGAAGGCAATACAGCACGCTTCAAGAACGCTCGCACCTGCGGAACGGAACTATGGACAACCGGAGAAGGAGGCACTGGCGTTAATATATGCGGTAACGAAGTTCCATAAATACTTGCTCGGTCGGCATTTCACACTACTGACGGACCACAAACCACTGCTGTCCATCTTCGGTTCCAAGAAAGGTATCCCGCTACACACTGCAAATCGACTACAACGATGGGCACTCACAATGCTGAACTACGATTTCGAGATTCAATATGTATCAACGAACGATTTCGGATGTGCAGATTTGCTGTCACGGCTCATCAACCGAACCAATCAGCCAGAGGAAGAATACGTAATCGCAGCggtccccaactaa